The Neodiprion virginianus isolate iyNeoVirg1 chromosome 5, iyNeoVirg1.1, whole genome shotgun sequence genome contains a region encoding:
- the LOC124306331 gene encoding protein MON2 homolog isoform X1 — protein sequence MMVNTAVGGGQENVAKFLESLQSDLKVLSSETKKKYPQIRESCEEGISKLRTAANSPGTPIYYIVNQILYPLVQGCESRDVKIIKFCLGMMQRLITQQAVDTKGARYITDALWMLMESGTEEVKILQSVTLLLTSNTVVHGETLARNLVLCFRLHFTKDSTTINTAGATVRQLVSLVFERVVVEDEEFAGRAEPEDVNLEELKVPTNQAPKGLRPCAADAYLMFQDLVQLVNADQPYWLIGITEMTRTFGLELLESVLTNFSSVFFKHPEFSFLLKERVCALVIKLFSPNIKYRNSVPASVQQATPLDKPYFPISMRLLRVVSILVQKYHCLLVTECEIFLSLIVKFLDPDKPAWQRALALEVLHKMTVQADLLTSFCECYDLKPHATNIFQDIVNSLGAYVQSLFVNPQMIGQAGGGTGVPVAQGQPPALLAGMPVGPGVSPQPGFYSRGIWLPVVATFTSGQAKSTYLEMLDKIEPPQIPDGYGISIAYACLLDIIRSVALAIEGPREEGREQNRYKPTEIERKLHTQLIISSWCGLLAALSPLVDASSTDESASENVLKAIQTFASLCGSLDLQTPRDAFITAICKASLPPHYALTVLYSAPQGIPSARPQDPVQYNPANISEPDYRQQVVAVGTPLPTASLPIGAQQGPVMLTAKNLQCMRALLSLAHCHGSILGSAWHLVLTTLQHLVWILGLKPSTGGSLKAGRTTADSNAVITTAVMADLPVLSAMLSRLFESSQYLDDVALHHLIDALCKLSHEAMELAYSNREPSLFAVAKLLETGLVNLPRVEVLWRPLTNHLLEVCQHPHIRMREWGVEAITYLVKAALQHKYPQPLRDNQKLQTLLLGPLSELSSVRHGDVRQRQLECVLQVLHGAGETLSHGWPLVLGIIGAVSNHHGEALVRIAFQCLQLVVTDFLPVMPWRCLPLCVDTAAKFGSQTQELNISLTAVGLMWNISDYFYQNQEKLCSSLQGDATSVFPDFPGTTNMPPFDKLWMCLYARLGDLCVDSRPAVRKSASQTLFSTISAHGGLLHQPTWQAVLWQVLFPLLDKVRSLSSSASSEKVDTSGNILIHHSRNTAQKQWAETQVLTLSGVARVFNTKRQLLQLLGDFPRAWSLLLEFIENSALSKNNEVSLAALKSFQEILYLQKGGDSEEAGRSSDSEALWLVAWRVWLSIGMESTTPPREGDTEPYVPSQAFLTALVHIFPAVFQHIRNKFTGTDLQKLCIVLKNAVAVPVHGESTPYILPTLPDIVLTQLQDGVLHSMELLQKEVLNGTDNLRTMIGSIFLQLLSFSKLACQAPTYGKIPTKHISQVRGVSADWVTMNYVPFGEKALSMVVSLYQKTAHEESVIDGKVLEHIIEALHVPLSMKYNCPSPTTWKLAVTSLLAVLHTGLPLARTYPEQFSSMWTELADTLDDFLFPKSVITTERGAEEVQADEAVDCQVMELLRDEVLPHSQHVPHQFILRVVMLLNKGSIHSATTTSIENSNEIKLREEFAKTCFETLLQFSLLDGLSNEIETTTTEASESDEGEVAGRLAVTALLHRFQEVLRRYIEDERRSGKCPLPRYRLSEISFVLKAVATLVVSLKKAPANKVDRSVWEQLIGLYPYLVECTVATASGQVSRSLREALLQYHDLLRSPTSSLATSNGV from the exons ATGATGGTAAATACAGCCGTCGGAGGCGGCCAGGAGAACGTTGCCAAATTCCTTGAGTCTTTGCAATCTGATTTAAAGGTTCTGTCATcggaaactaaaaaaaagtatccaCAGATTAGAGAG TCCTGCGAAGAAGGAATATCTAAGTTACGGACAGCTGCCAATAGTCCTGGAACACCAATATACTACATTGTCAATCAAATATTATATCCTTTGGTACAAGGATGCGAAAGTCGAGATGTAAAGATTATAAAG ttttgCTTAGGCATGATGCAAAGGCTCATAACACAGCAAGCGGTGGACACAAAAGGAGCCCGATACATTACAGATGCTCTATGGATGCTGATGGAATCTGGTACAGAGGAagtgaaaattcttcaaagTGTTACCCTGCTACTAACAAGTAACACTGTCGTTCACGGAGAGACTCTGGCCAGG aATTTAGTTCTCTGTTTTCGGCTTCATTTTACTAAAGATTCCACAACGATTAATACTGCCGGAGCGACTGTGAGGCAATTAGTATCGCTTGTATTTGAGCGTGTAGTAGTTGAAGATGAAGAGTTTGCCGGCCGTGCCGAACCAGAGGATGTTAATTTAGAAGAATTAAAAGTACCTACAAATCAAGCACCCAAAGGTCTAAGACCATGCGCAGCAGATGCCTACCTCATGTTCCAG GACTTAGTACAGTTGGTAAATGCTGATCAACCTTATTGGCTGATAGGGATAACGGAAATGACCAGAACTTTTGGTCTGGAACTTCTAGAGTCTGTTTTAACAAACTTTTCATCAGTATTCTTCAAG CATCCAGAGTTCAGTTTCCTACTGAAAGAACGAGTATGTGCCTTGGTAATAAAACTGTTCTCCCCAAACATCAAATATCGGAACTCTGTGCCAGCATCGGTACAGCAAGCAACTCCACTGGACAAGCCATATTTTCCGATCAGCATGAGACTACTCCGAGTTGTTTCGATATTAGTTCAAAAATACCATTGTCTTTTG GTAACTGAATGTGAGATATTTTTGTCTCTGATCGTTAAATTCCTGGATCCTGACAAGCCTGCGTGGCAGCGTGCCTTGGCATTGGAAGTATTACACAAAATGACTGTTCAAGCCGATCTGCTAACAAGCTTTTGCGAATGCTACGACCTAAAACCTCACGCAACAAACATATTTCAAGACATAGTTAACAGTCTGGGAGCTTACGTGCAAAGTCTGTTCGTAAATCCCCAAATGATAGGACAAGCTGGAGGAG GTACTGGAGTACCTGTTGCTCAAGGACAACCACCTGCATTATTGGCTGGAATGCCTGTCGGTCCTGGCGTATCTCCACAGCCTGGTTTCTATTCTCGAGGGATATGGTTGCCTGTTGTTGCCACTTTCACCAGTGGTCAAGCTAAATCAACGTA TTTAGAAATGCTGGACAAGATTGAACCGCCCCAAATACCTGATGGCTATGGAATCAGCATTGCTTACGCTTGTTTGTTGGACATCATTCGGTCTGTGGCACTAGCTATCGAGGGTCCCCGTGAGGAAGGGAGAGAACAGAACCGCTATAAACCAACAGAAATTGAGCGCAAGTTGCACACTCAATTAATTATCTCGAGTTGGTGTGGTTTACTCGCAGCTCTCAGTCCATTGGTCGATGCCAG caGTACCGACGAGTCAGCCTCTGAAAATGTCCTTAAAGCCATACAGACTTTTGCCTCGCTCTGTGGCTCCCTTGATCTACAGACACCGAGGGATGCTTTCATTACGGCAATTTGCAAGGCCTCTTTACCACCCCATTATGCCTTGACTGTATTATACAGTGCTCCACAAGGAATACCGAGTGCCAGACCTCAGGATCCTGTACAATATAATCCGGCTAATATCAGCGAACCTGACTACAGGCAGCAAGTCGTAGCTGTTGGTACTCCGTTGCCGACTGCGTCGCTACCGATTG GGGCTCAGCAAGGACCAGTTATGCTGACGGCAAAAAATCTGCAGTGTATGCGGGCGCTACTGTCACTTGCTCACTGTCACGGCAGCATCCTGGGCAGTGCCTGGCATCTTGTGTTAACAACTTTGCAGCACCTTGTTTGGATCTTGGGTCTTAAGCCATCCACAGGAGGGTCTTTGAAGGCTGGTAGAACTACCGCTGATTCAAACGCAGTTATAACTACTGCTGTGATGGCGGATTTGCCTGTTCTTAGCGCTATGCTTAGTAGGCTTTTTGAGAGCAGTCAGTATCTTGATGACGTTGCGTTACATCACTTAATCGATGCTTTATGCAAATTGAGCCACGAGGCTATGGAGCTGGCTTATTCTAATAGG GAACCGTCATTGTTCGCTGTAGCAAAACTGCTAGAAACTGGGCTTGTCAATTTACCACGTGTAGAGGTTCTTTGGAGGCCATTGACCAACCATCTTTTGGAAGTGTGTCAACATCCACACATTAGAATGCGAGAATGGGGAGTCGAGGCAATAACGTACCTCGTCAAAGCTGCCCTTCAACATAAATACCCCCAGCCACTCCGGGATAATCAG AAATTACAAACTCTGTTACTGGGACCATTGTCCGAGTTGTCATCGGTGCGTCACGGAGATGTGAGGCAGCGCCAGTTGGAATGTGTTCTACAAGTTTTACACGGAGCTGGAGAAACTTTGTCCCATGGATGGCCCTTAGTTCTTGGTATTATAGGAGCTGTTTCCAATCATCATGG GGAAGCTCTGGTTCGCATAGCTTTTCAATGCCTACAATTGGTGGTGACGGATTTTTTACCTGTAATGCCATGGAGATGCCTTCCGCTGTGCGTCGATACTGCTGCTAAATTTGGTTCGCAAACTCAGGAACTGAACATTTCCCTCACTGCAGTGGGACTCATG TGGAACATCAGCGATTACTTCTAccaaaatcaagaaaaattgTGCAGCTCTTTACAAGGCGATGCTACTTCCGTCTTTCCCGATTTTCCTGGTACCACAAATATGCCACCGTTTGACAAACTATGGATGTGTCTCTACGCGAGACTAG GAGATTTGTGCGTGGATTCAAGGCCTGCAGTTCGAAAATCTGCAAGccaaacattattttcaacaatatctGCGCACGGAGGATTGCTTCATCAACCAACCTGGCAAGCGGTGCTTTGGCAGGTGTTGTTCCCTTTGCTGGATAAAGTTAGAAGTTTATCCAGTTCTGCAAGTAGTGAAAAGGTCGATACCAGTGGAAATATTCTTATCCATCACAGCCGTAATACTGCTCAAAAGCAGTGGGCTGAAACCCAG GTTTTAACACTGAGCGGAGTGGCTCGAGTCTTCAACACAAAAAGGCAGCTGTTACAATTATTGGGAGACTTTCCGCGGGCGTGGTCTCTGCTCTTAGAATTCATTGAAAACTCTGCATTGagtaaaaataacgaa GTCTCACTGGCAGCTCTAAAGTCTTTCCAAGAAATACTTTATCTTCAAAAAGGTGGAGATAGTGAGGAAGCTGGTCGATCTAGTGATTCGGAAGCATTGTGGTTGGTTGCATGGCGAGTTTGGCTTAGCATCGGTATGGAAAGTACGACACCACCGAGAGAAGGAGACACTGAACCCTACGTACCTTCGCAAGCCTTTTTGACGGCATTGGTTCATATTTTTCCAGCAGTATTTCAGCACATTAGAAATAA GTTTACGGGTACGGACCTTCAAAAATTATGTATTGTCCTAAAAAACGCAGTCGCTGTTCCTGTACACGGAGAATCAACTCCTTACATCTTACCAACGTTGCCGGATATTGTTCTGACCCAGTTGCAAGATGGGGTTCTTCACTCCATGGAACTACTGCAAAAG GAAGTACTCAACGGAACAGACAATCTGAGAACGATGATTGGTTCGATATTCCTGCAGCTGTTAAGTTTTTCAAAGCTAGCTTGTCAAGCACCCACTTACGGAAAAATACCCACAAAGCATATATCCCAAGTCAGAGGAGTGTCT GCTGACTGGGTTACCATGAACTACGTACCCTTTGGGGAGAAGGCATTGTCAATGGTCGTAAGTCTCTATCAAAAAACTGCTCACGAGGAATCGGTAATAGACGGAAAAGTGCTCGAGCACATAATAGAAGCTCTTCACGTTCCGTTATCCATGAAATACAATTGCCCATCACCTACAACTTGGAAACTAGCAGTCACCAGTCTCTTGGCTGTCCTACACACAGGTTTACCACTGGCAAGAACGTATCCTGAGCAGTTCTCCAGCATGTGGACAGAACTAGCGGATACTTTGGacgattttttattccctAAGAG cGTGATAACTACGGAACGTGGCGCCGAAGAAGTGCAAGCGGATGAAGCGGTTGATTGCCAAGTAATGGAACTACTGAGAGATGAAGTACTGCCGCACTCACAGCACGTACCTCATCAATTTATACTTCGAGTCGTCATGCTGCTAAATAAAGGTTCCATTCATTCAGCAACAACTACAAGTATTG AAAATAGTAACGAGATTAAATTGAGGGAAGAATTTGCAAAGACTTGTTTCGAGACGCTTCTTCAGTTTTCGTTGCTCGATGGCTTGAGCAACGAAATTGAAACGACAACGACTGAAGCCTCGGAATCTGATGAAGGAGAGGTCGCTGGCCGACTAGCTGTTACAGCCCTGCTTCACAGGTTTCAAGAAGTATTGCGTCGCTACATAGAAGATGAAAGACGCAGCGGAAAATGCCCTCTGCCAAG ATACAGATTGTCGGAGATATCCTTTGTATTAAAGGCTGTAGCGACTCTAGTTGTATCTTTGAAGAAAGCACCTGCTAACAAAG TTGACCGATCGGTTTGGGAGCAGTTAATAGGCTTGTATCCATACCTAGTCGAATGTACAGTGGCCACTGCCTCTGGCCAGGTTTCACGATCGCTGCGCGAAGCTCTCCTCCAGTATCACGATTTGCTCAGATCACCGACAAGTAGTTTAGCAACTTCCAACGGCGTTTGA